Within the Drosophila miranda strain MSH22 chromosome Y unlocalized genomic scaffold, D.miranda_PacBio2.1 Contig_Y2_pilon, whole genome shotgun sequence genome, the region TGTTACAATGGCACGAAGGACAATTGCATCCGATCTTATTCTGGAGTAAGAAAACCTCGGAGTCTGAAGCACGACAGCATAGCTATATACAGGAAGACAAAGCAATTTTCCTAGCGTGCAAAAAATTTCGTCAGTACATACTTGGAACCAACTTTAAGCTCGTAACGGATTGCGCTGCTTTCAAGCAAACGTTAAGCAAGAAGGACGTTCCGCGGGAGGTAGCCCAATGGGTCCTGTACTTGCAGGACTACGACTTTGAAGTGGAACACAGACCAGGAGAACGGCTGAAGCATGTGGATTGCCTGAGTAGGTACCCAATTGATTTCATGATGGTATCTTCGGAAGTCACAGCAAGAATTAAGAAAGCCCAGCAGGAGGATACGATGATCAAAGCAGTTtccgaaattttgaaaagtaaACCATATGACAACTTTAAGTTGAAGGCTGGTCTCGTATACAAAGTGGTGCAAGGCACGGACTTGCTGGCAATACCGAAGTCATtagaaaaagaaataataaccgacgctcacaacgcaggacacTTTGCCGCTCAAAAAACAATGCATACCGTACAGCAGAGCTATTGGATTCCACATCTGGAAGGAAAAGTAATGCAGATCATAGGTAAGCCCAgtcccgtccaggggtcaaaCCAAAAAAATTTTTTACAAATGTGATGGAACCTTAACGGCGGCGTTAGGGGGCGGCCTgtcgtagagaggtggatcggggctaggatgggcgtcgctcgtcgtgtatacgaaacgGCGGCGTGCACTCGGGGTGGGGTGGTgtcggtgcctcggctaatTGGGGTGTAATTATTGTAATTCTTAGCGGTTAaaatgaacttattttaattgggcgccgatgtcttctggtgagttccgggtaccgcgtctgtactccggaccgggtctctgcgtaagttttggtaccacgaccgtactgtgagccgggtttctgcgtaagtcCTGGTACCACGACCGTTCTGTGAGCCGGATCACTGCGTAAGTCTTtctttggttctcgtcgccgtctttttataggcccgtattgctgggtcggcgggtttgacaaatgcacttccgcgtcggtgtgcactttgccgttcttggtgatcgtTGCAGATTTTGGCGCCGCcgactttcctccgtcgaCGAACCCGGAAAACCGCACTCGGCCGATGGCTTGGCTTGGAGTGGGGGGAAAGCTCGtgtgacctgatgtctttggtcatcgttctagagttggcgcgtgttgatcgttggttgcttgcggagggggcgctggttgtggggtgcggtgcgatgcgctcattataggtctggggacggattgtatcgaaaccttttaggttcgttacaaccTGCGTGCGGCGAAAGGGGATTAGTAGCTAGTATGAcctctggtctggtctgctcTGGTTGTTCCTCAACTCACCGAAGGCACATACTCTCCGTTGGGTGCCAGCTCGCAAATCTCGAACCACACCAGCACATCGTGCTTGGCCAGCACCGTGGATGAGGGTGGACAGGGCAGGGGTCCAAACTTGGGGCTGCGCACCGGCTGACTGATGGGTATGCTCGGGGCAGCATTCGCCTAGGCGGTGGCCGCGACACGAAGTCCTGCTTGGCATCCTTGTGCAGGGGATGCGTCTGGTAGTGGCCAAAGATCTTGAACATGATCGGTTGGGTCTTCAAGTACTCGATGAACGACTTGGTCACAGGCACAGTTATCTACGAAAAGCAACTCAAACTAAGAAAAAGCTCTGATATAGGGAAATCATGGATTTGGCTTACATTCTGAACATGGTAGAAGCCCAGAGGGGCGCCCGATGCCGAGTTCTCGACCGGCTCGGTGGAAAAAGCTTCCTCATGGCGATGCAAGAAGCTGCGGCGTAAGGGGATACAAAGATTCTATAAAAGCAATATCAAAAGGAGAGGATCTTTGTACCCACTTGAACTGGCAGAAGATGTCTGCGTACTCGGCCCCAATGCCAGTGGCCTGGAGCACCGTCACGCGGAAGGTGAACTCCATGCCCACCTGCAGATGCTCGCCCGGCTCTTCGGCGTTCTCGGGGCAGTCAGAGGCAGAGTTCGAGTCAATGCCGCGTCCCGAGTCCACATCCTCGAGCTCTGCTAATGGGAAGGGATTGATTTTTAGGCTTAAATAAGGGCCTAGCCGCTTGTAGAGATAGAGACTTACCCTCCAGCTTGCTGTCGTGTCCTCCATTATCGATGTAACGCTGCACGTCGTCCTTGTCGTAAGGGCTCGATACTTGGGCTTGGCATCGTCCTCGTTgaaaagacagaaaatcagtctgagcgtgacgtcgggcgctgcgtagccactgcaaattgatttcttgcttttggctacaaaaatgatccgatcttatccagattcagcaatctgatagatatggtcattatcattggcaaaaccgaccatgaaacctgtgtgttagagagagacagagcgagaaagaatgaaattgttttcttgattctggctataataattatacgatctgatggAGATTTTACgttctagaacatatagtcatcctttacgattctgcgtttttagttttatcttatctttaaaaatgtggatttcacagattttcgtcctttgtgagggcggaagtgggcgggccgaagttttgaaatatttttgtagcagtgacatatcacagaagtctggatccaaaacatggttgctctagctcttat harbors:
- the LOC117192982 gene encoding kinesin-like protein unc-104; the protein is MEFTFRVTVLQATGIGAEYADIFCQFNFLHRHEEAFSTEPVENSASGAPLGFYHVQNITVPVTKSFIEYLKTQPIMFKIFGHYQTHPLHKDAKQDFVSRPPPRRMLPRAYPSVSRCAAPSLDPCPVHPHPRCWPSTMCWCGSRFASWHPTESMCLRL